A single window of Nicotiana sylvestris chromosome 3, ASM39365v2, whole genome shotgun sequence DNA harbors:
- the LOC104246524 gene encoding UBP1-associated protein 2C-like, with the protein MEELKKRKLDEMANNGQSDSNSTSSLSVEELRSLLDHFAKPQLVDLLAKLGSQYPSIAEEIKSVASAEQSNNKDSVASADPALRKLFVRGLAWNTTSETLCAAFTEHGEIEEGAVITDKVTGVSRGYGFITYKDVESAQMALKAPSKMIDGRMAVCNLACEGLSSTTVTADQAQRKLYIGGLSSDTTSEMLLSFFSRHGEIEEGSVAYNKDTKTSRGFGFVTYKTVEGAKKALNDPQRILGGRNLTVKLADNHKGKVTQSQVRATMVPMSMPLAPGYPQAQKTHSGPAAPVGYGYPQAMAAYTNSTYSSQPAAYTNSTYSSQPGAAPPYSGQAQFPYPQYPVKQEPQTTPASFGGYPYYMGKQ; encoded by the exons ATGGAGGAGTtgaagaagaggaagcttgaTGAAATGGCCAATAATGGTcaaagtgattctaactcaacatcatcattatCAGTAGAAGAATTGCGGTCTTTGCTTGATCATTTTGCTAAACCCCAGCTTGTTGATCTTCTCGCTAAACT AGGGTCACAATACCCTTCTATTGCAGAAGAAATTAAAAGTGTTGCAAGCGCAGAACAATCAAATAATAAAGATAGTGTTGCAAGTGCAGATCCAGCTCTTCGAAAGCTTTTTGTCCGTGGTTTAGCTTGGAATACTACATCAGAAACTTTGTGTGCT GCGTTTACAGAGCATGGTGAAATTGAAGAGGGTGCTGTGATTACTGACAAAGTAACTGGAGTATCACGTGGCTATGGTTTCATCACTTATAAAGACGTGGAATCTGCTCAGATGGCCCTTAAAGCACCAAGCAAGATGATAGAT GGTCGCATGGCTGTTTGTAACCTCGCTTGTGAAGGTTTAAGCAGTACTACTGTTACCGCTGACCAAGCCCAAAGGAAGCTGTATATTGGAGGTTTATCATCAGACACAACAAGTGAGATGTTGCTCAGCTTTTTTAGTAGGCATGGTGAGATAGAAGAAGGTTCAGTTGCATATAACAAGGACACGAAGACATCACG TGGTTTTGGTTTTGTCACATACAAGACGGTTGAGGGTGCAAAGAAAGCTCTAAACGATCCACAAAGGATTCTTGGG GGCAGGAATCTTACTGTGAAGCTTGCTGATAATCACAAGGGTAAAGTTACTCAGTCCCAGGTACGAGCAACTATGGTGCCAATGTCCATGCCATTGGCACCTGGGTATCCACAAGCTCAGAAGACGCATTCCGGCCCGGCAGCACCTGTTGGTTACGGTTATCCGCAAGCAATGGCTGCTTACACAAATTCAACATACTCAAGTCAACCAGCTGCTTACACAAACTCAACATACTCAAGTCAACCAGGTGCAGCTCCTCCATACTCGGGCCAGGCTCAATTTCCTTACCCCCAGTATCCTGTTAAGCAAGAGCCTCAAACAACACCAGCTTCTTTTGGAGGTTATCCATACTACATGGGAAAGCAATGA
- the LOC138887145 gene encoding uncharacterized protein, with the protein MRLEMNEMQLAMAKVQKGPEPLVTPTPSPGHMPEYPSPGLSTSFPSYHYYQGRDAYDPQAPPPNQNLTPPNGPVFVAPPPATLQGLSSEPLFQVHDTQYFPPEPTFKAPEPCTYTPQFGIPKEAEKPVKNTEHEEVIRKVKSLEQSFRNMHGLGHQVIVAYKDLCPFPDIQLPAGFKMPKFDLYEGHGDPVAHLRGFCSKMRGVGGKDELLITYFGQSLSGSTLEWYTRQDPSRWYTWDDLAQTFAGHFQYNLEIVPDRLTLLKFEKKPEESFREFGFRWREQAARVDPPMRENEIVDYFLQTLEPTYFGHLVTSVVQNLIDTNKIEVQIPEAPNINQNPLPAHNETHIIKLVHEGGELKKPSQMVMTIRASENSSKEKPTSGKAVVQCVDNKPVMVMGEGSSKADVQCAGRYKVNEEE; encoded by the exons atgagattggaaatgaatgaaatgcagctagccatggctaaggtgcaaaaggggcccgaaccactcGTCACTCCTACTCCCTCACcaggacacatgccggaatacccttccCCTGGCCTTTCAACAAGCTTCCCAAGCTACCACTACTATCAGGGGAgagatgcctatgatccccaagctccgccACCCAATCAAAACCTTACACCACCAAATGgtcctgtctttgtggcacctcccccagccacaTTACAAGGATTGTCTAGTGAACCACTGTTCCAagttcacgacacccaatattttcCTCCTGAACCCACTTTTAAAGCTCCTGAGCCATGCACATATACACCCcaatttgggatcccaaaggaagctgagaaaccggttaagaacacAGAACATGAGGAGGTGAttcgaaaggtcaaaagcttggagcaatccttcaggaacatgcacgggtTAGGCCACCAGGTCatcgtggcctacaaggatctatgccctttccctgacatccaattgccggcagggttcaagatgcccaagttcgatttatacgaagggcatggcgatcctgtGGCACAcctacggggtttttgtagcaagatgagaggagttGGTGGCAAAGACGAGCTGTTGATAACTTACTTTGGCCAAAGCCTAAGTGGGTcaacactggaatggtatacaagacaagatccaagcaggtggtacacttgggacgATTTAGCACAGActttcgcaggtcacttccagtacaaccttgagatagtccctgaccgtctcacattgctaaagtttGAGAAGAAGCCCGAGGAGAgtttccgggaatttgggttccggtggagagaacaggcagccagagttgatcctccaatgagggaaAACGAAATAGTGGACTATTTTCtgcaaactctagagccaacgtactttggtcacttggtgacgtcagttg tgcaaaatcttattgacaccaacaagattgaggttcagataccagaggcacccaacatcaatcagaacccattgcCGGCACACAATGAAACCCACATAATCaagctagtgcacgaaggaggggagcttaagaagccctcacaaatggtaatgaCGATCCGTGCCAGTGAAAATAGTTCGAAAGAAAAACCGACCAGTGGAAAAGCAGTGGTGCAGTGTGTAGataacaagccagttatggtgatgggggaagggtccagcaaggcggatgtaca
- the LOC104246523 gene encoding transcription termination factor MTEF18, mitochondrial-like: MNHLQKLRTPLILKWVSFDFVFNHSKSSKSILWASGSFHIAEKVRFYATKKSAKSKLEEECHIPRAVRKEAQAALLEYLHSTRSLQFMDAEHMSKNSPFFLSKLLERVDSETDIRHSLTRFLRYHPINEFEPFFESIGLKPSQYLAFLPRDLMFLNDDQRLLDSYHVLCNYGISRNKIGRIFAEAPEVFRYDPGELDSKLRSFHGVGLDQSAVVKLVSASPHLLIGNVHNEFFEVVEKLKGAGVEYSWIEEQLNGNSFNWNQLFELMCFFNRLGFTDEQLGKLICQIPGLLFDCSGHTTFSLIGFLLKFGFQKPELLDVFLHFPQIPVTKFVFNMRQCYQFLIEIEMSVLEIGSIVHSHPTLLGSCVLKKATSLLTILNTGKKRLCSVIKENPEFLRNLVRGAKVERLPIAVEELRSKMMKTKFLLDLGFAENSSEMEKALKVFRGKGVELQERFDCLVNAGLDTKHVTSVLKIYPQILNQRKEVLEAKIDFLVNKLGYPLSALVSFPSYLNYTIPRIRLRLSMYNWLRDEGIVDSKLALSTIIASSEKLFMKAYVNPHPKGLQVWQDLKKEIYPD, from the coding sequence ATGAACCATTTACAGAAACTGAGAACTCCATTAATTCTCAAATGGGtttcttttgattttgtttttaaCCATTCTAAATCATCAAAATCGATTCTTTGGGCAAGTGGGTCGTTCCACATTGCTGAAAAGGTTAGGTTTTATGCAACTAAAAAATCTGCTAAATCTAAATTAGAAGAAGAATGTCATATACCTCGTGCGGTGAGGAAAGAAGCACAAGCTGCTTTGTTAGAGTACTTGCATTCCACAAGAAGTTTGCAGTTTATGGATGCTGAACACATGAGTAAAAACTCACCCTTTTTCCTTTCCAAGTTGTTAGAAAGAGTGGATAGTGAGACTGATATTCGTCATTCTTTAACTCGATTCTTGCGATACCATCCAATCAATGAATTTGAACCATTCTTTGAGAGCATTGGTCTGAAACCTTCTCAGTACTTGGCATTCCTTCCCAGAGATTTGATGTTCTTGAACGATGATCAGAGGTTGCTCGATAGCTATCACGTCTTGTGTAATTATGGTATTTCGCGAAATAAGATAGGAAGGATTTTTGCTGAAGCTCCAGAAGTTTTTAGATATGATCCTGGAGAGCTGGACTCGAAACTTCGTTCTTTTCACGGGGTTGGGCTAGATCAGTCTGCTGTAGTTAAGCTTGTTAGTGCAAGTCCGCATCTTTTGATTGGGAATGTACATAAtgaattttttgaagttgttgagaAATTGAAGGGAGCGGGAGTTGAATACAGTTGGAttgaggagcagttgaatggaaATTCCTTCAATTGGAACCAGTTATTCGAGCTCATGTGCTTCTTCAACAGGTTGGGGTTTACTGATGAACAATTAGGAAAACTAATATGTCAAATTCCTGGTCTCCTGTTTGATTGTTCCGGACATACTACATTTTCGCTAATTGGATTCTTGTTGAAATTTGGTTTTCAGAAGCCCGAATTACTTGATGTATTTCTACACTTCCCACAAATTCCAGTAACGAAATTTGTATTCAATATGCGGCAATGCTACCAGTTCTTGATTGAAATTGAGATGTCTGTCCTAGAGATAGGAAGTATTGTTCATTCTCACCCTACATTGCTAGGGTCGTGTGTTTTGAAGAAAGCTACCAGCCTGTTGACTATCCTGAATACTGGGAAGAAGCGGCTTTGTAGTGTGATCAAGGAGAATCCAGAATTTTTGAGGAATTTGGTTCGTGGAGCCAAAGTTGAACGATTGCCAATAGCTGTGGAGGAACTAAGAtccaaaatgatgaaaactaagtTCCTTTTGGATTTGGGTTTTGCTGAGAACTCGAGCGAAATGGAGAAAGCTCTCAAAGTATTTCGAGGAAAAGGGGTGGAGCTCCAGGAGAGGTTTGATTGTTTGGTAAATGCTGGTTTGGATACAAAGCATGTTACGTCAGTGCTGAAAATATATCCGCAAATACTCAATCAAAGGAAAGAGGTGCTTGAAGCAAAGATTGATTTCCTTGTGAATAAATTGGGTTATCCGCTGTCTGCTTTAGTTTCGTTTCCATCTTACCTCAACTACACAATTCCAAGAATCAGGCTTAGGCTTTCAATGTATAATTGGCTCAGAGATGAAGGAATAGTGGATTCAAAGTTGGCTTTGAGCACTATTATAGCTTCCTCAGAGAAATTATTCATGAAGGCATATGTAAACCCTCATCCTAAAGGCCTTCAAGTTTGGCAAGATCTGAAAAAAGAGATATATCCTGATTAA